A region of Streptomyces sp. WMMC500 DNA encodes the following proteins:
- a CDS encoding PhoX family phosphatase: MRRLLPLIGSPHPGGRSAMTCRYRCGDACFHEVPNTSDNEYAGDIVARAVSRRGALRAGAAVTVVAAGAGVVGAAPATAAPASPAGTFGRGPGHGHGHGGDAARGLRFDAVAPNTDDAVTVADGYDQNVVIAWGDPILRGAPAFDPANQSAAAQAGQFGYNNDFLTLLPLRWERDKQLLVANHEYTDEQLMFPGYDPENVTREQAEIGWAAHGLSVVVVEEEGRWGKSGGSLRAVPRHPLNRRITATTEFELTGPAAGSDLLKTSADATGRRVLGTLNNCAGGTTPWGTVLSGEENFNQYFAHTEAVTDPVAKQRLARYGFSGAASQRKWEDFDERFDVVKEPNEPHRFGWVVEIDPYDPDSTPVKHTALGRFKHEGASIRLTRDGRAVAYSGDDERFDYLYKFVSDKRMMRGSSRWARAHNMTLLDEGTLYVAKLTGDSPAAEIDGSGALPADGEFDGGGEWIKLASGDRSFVPGMSAEEVYVFTRLAADKMGATKMDRPEDVEPSPNSGKVYVALTNNTNRGTGTNAKADEANPRNANKHGHVLELTEKHDDPASTRFGWRLFLVCGDPADPSTYFAGFPKDKVSPISCPDNVTFDPYGNLWISTDGNALGTHDGLFGVATTGRYEGQVKQFLTVPTGAETCGPVVQEDRVLVAVQHPGEVDGASYENPGSVWPDGPGKPNRPAVVNVWRSGGGRIGA; the protein is encoded by the coding sequence GTGCGCAGACTTCTGCCGCTCATCGGCTCGCCGCATCCGGGCGGCCGCTCGGCCATGACCTGTCGCTACCGCTGTGGCGACGCTTGCTTCCACGAGGTTCCGAACACCAGCGACAACGAGTACGCGGGCGACATCGTCGCGCGCGCCGTCTCCCGCCGCGGGGCGCTGCGCGCCGGTGCCGCGGTGACCGTGGTGGCGGCCGGCGCGGGGGTCGTCGGGGCCGCCCCGGCGACGGCCGCGCCCGCCTCCCCGGCCGGTACCTTCGGCCGCGGGCCGGGCCACGGGCACGGCCACGGCGGTGACGCCGCCCGCGGGCTGCGCTTCGACGCCGTCGCGCCCAACACCGACGACGCCGTCACCGTCGCCGACGGCTACGACCAGAACGTCGTCATCGCCTGGGGCGACCCCATCCTGCGCGGCGCGCCCGCCTTCGACCCGGCCAACCAGTCGGCCGCCGCCCAGGCCGGCCAGTTCGGGTACAACAACGACTTCCTCACCCTGCTGCCGCTGCGCTGGGAGCGGGACAAGCAGCTCCTGGTGGCCAACCACGAGTACACCGACGAGCAGCTCATGTTCCCGGGCTACGACCCGGAGAACGTCACCCGCGAGCAGGCCGAGATCGGCTGGGCCGCGCACGGCCTGTCCGTCGTGGTGGTCGAGGAGGAGGGCCGCTGGGGCAAGAGCGGCGGCAGTCTCCGGGCCGTACCGCGGCACCCGCTGAACCGCCGCATCACCGCCACCACCGAGTTCGAGCTGACCGGCCCGGCGGCCGGCAGCGACCTGCTCAAGACGTCCGCGGACGCGACCGGCCGGCGCGTGCTCGGCACCCTCAACAACTGCGCCGGCGGCACCACCCCGTGGGGCACGGTCCTCTCCGGCGAGGAGAACTTCAACCAGTACTTCGCCCACACCGAGGCCGTCACCGACCCCGTCGCCAAGCAGCGCCTCGCCCGCTACGGCTTCTCCGGCGCCGCCTCGCAGCGCAAGTGGGAGGACTTCGACGAACGCTTCGACGTCGTCAAGGAGCCCAACGAGCCGCACCGCTTCGGCTGGGTCGTCGAGATCGACCCGTACGACCCGGACTCGACCCCGGTCAAGCACACCGCGCTCGGCCGCTTCAAGCACGAGGGCGCCAGCATCCGGCTGACGCGCGACGGCCGCGCGGTCGCGTACTCCGGTGACGACGAGCGCTTCGACTACCTCTACAAGTTCGTCTCCGACAAGCGCATGATGCGCGGCAGCAGCCGCTGGGCGCGCGCCCACAACATGACGCTGCTGGACGAGGGCACGCTGTACGTCGCCAAGCTCACCGGCGACAGCCCGGCCGCCGAGATCGACGGCAGCGGCGCGCTCCCGGCCGACGGCGAGTTCGACGGCGGCGGCGAGTGGATCAAGCTGGCCAGCGGCGACCGCAGCTTCGTCCCCGGCATGAGCGCCGAGGAGGTCTACGTCTTCACCCGTCTCGCCGCCGACAAGATGGGCGCGACGAAGATGGACCGCCCGGAGGACGTGGAGCCCAGCCCGAACAGCGGCAAGGTGTACGTCGCGCTGACGAACAACACCAACCGCGGCACCGGCACCAACGCCAAGGCGGACGAGGCCAACCCGCGCAACGCCAACAAGCACGGCCACGTCCTGGAGCTCACCGAGAAGCACGACGACCCGGCGTCGACCCGCTTCGGCTGGCGGCTGTTCCTGGTCTGCGGCGACCCGGCCGACCCCTCGACGTACTTCGCGGGCTTCCCGAAGGACAAGGTCAGCCCCATCTCCTGCCCGGACAACGTGACGTTCGACCCGTACGGCAACCTGTGGATCTCCACGGACGGCAACGCGCTCGGCACCCACGACGGGCTGTTCGGCGTGGCGACGACGGGCCGGTACGAGGGCCAGGTCAAGCAGTTCCTCACGGTGCCCACGGGCGCGGAGACCTGCGGCCCGGTGGTGCAGGAGGACCGCGTGCTCGTGGCGGTGCAGCACCCGGGCGAGGTCGACGGCGCGTCGTACGAGAACCCGGGCTCGGTGTGGCCGGACGGCCCGGGCAAGCCGAACCGCCCGGCGGTCGTCAACGTCTGGCGCAGCGGGGGCGGGCGCATCGGGGCCTAG